The following proteins come from a genomic window of Coffea arabica cultivar ET-39 chromosome 11c, Coffea Arabica ET-39 HiFi, whole genome shotgun sequence:
- the LOC113716791 gene encoding transcription factor bHLH79 isoform X1, whose protein sequence is MDPQASYNLGCDTAAYNLAEIWPFPMNNGPGPGASAATSFHNTNDFVATMSMNMNVNSGVNRDRDPMVMEQAPNPTPNSSGGGGVRRRRDDDEAVKGVSNSSNGNAMKACDSKKLKTAGAHENREAEAEGEANSGKAAEPSPKPAEPPKQDYIHVRARRGQATDSHSLAERARREKISERMKILQDLVPGCNKVIGKALVLDEIINYIQSLQRQVEFLSMKLEAVNSRLSPGIEGFPSKDFGQQPFDSSGMAFASQAVREYARGTSPDWLHMQIGGGFERSS, encoded by the exons ATGGATCCGCAAGCGTCCTATAATCTGGGATGTGATACGGCGGCGTATAACTTAGCGGAGATCTGGCCGTTTCCGATGAACAACGGTCCCGGTCCCGGTGCAAGCGCTGCGACGTCGTTTCACAATACTAATGACTTTGTTGCCACTATGAGTATGAACATGAATGTGAATTCCGGTGTTAATAGAGACCGTGATCCGATGGTAATGGAGCAGGCTCCAAATCCGACTCCCAACAGCAGTGGTGGCGGAGGAGTTAGGCGGAGAAGAGATGACGATGAGGCAGTTAAAGGAGTTTCAAATAGCAGTAATGGCAATGCCATG AAAGCATGTGATAGTAAAAAACTTAAGACAGCAGGAGCGCATGAGAATCGGGAAGCGGAGGCAGAAGGGGAAGCAAATTCAGGCAAGGCAGCGGAACCATCTCCAAAACCGGCTGAACCGCCTAAGCAAGATTACATCCATGTGCGAGCGAGAAGAGGTCAAGCTACAGACAGTCATAGTCTAGCCGAAAGG GCTAGGCGAGAGAAGATAAGTGAGAGGATGAAAATTCTCCAGGACCTGGTCCCTGGTTGTAACAAG GTTATCGGAAAAGCTCTGGTTCTTGATGAGATTATCAATTATATCCAATCCTTACAGCGCCAAGTTGAG TTTCTTTCAATGAAGCTTGAAGCAGTTAATTCAAGATTAAGCCCTGGAATTGAAGGTTTTCCCTCCAAAGAT TTTGGCCAGCAGCCATTTGATTCATCTGGGATGGCCTTTGCTTCACAGGCGGTGAGGGAATATGCTAGAGGTACATCACCTGATTGGTTGCACATGCAGATTGGTGGTGGTTTTGAAAGATCatcatga
- the LOC113716791 gene encoding transcription factor bHLH79 isoform X2, whose amino-acid sequence MDPQASYNLGCDTAAYNLAEIWPFPMNNGPGPGASAATSFHNTNDFVATMSMNMNVNSGVNRDRDPMVMEQAPNPTPNSSGGGGVRRRRDDDEAVKGVSNSSNGNAMKACDSKKLKTAGAHENREAEAEGEANSGKAAEPSPKPAEPPKQDYIHVRARRGQATDSHSLAERARREKISERMKILQDLVPGCNKVIGKALVLDEIINYIQSLQRQVEFLSMKLEAVNSRLSPGIEGFPSKDAVREYARGTSPDWLHMQIGGGFERSS is encoded by the exons ATGGATCCGCAAGCGTCCTATAATCTGGGATGTGATACGGCGGCGTATAACTTAGCGGAGATCTGGCCGTTTCCGATGAACAACGGTCCCGGTCCCGGTGCAAGCGCTGCGACGTCGTTTCACAATACTAATGACTTTGTTGCCACTATGAGTATGAACATGAATGTGAATTCCGGTGTTAATAGAGACCGTGATCCGATGGTAATGGAGCAGGCTCCAAATCCGACTCCCAACAGCAGTGGTGGCGGAGGAGTTAGGCGGAGAAGAGATGACGATGAGGCAGTTAAAGGAGTTTCAAATAGCAGTAATGGCAATGCCATG AAAGCATGTGATAGTAAAAAACTTAAGACAGCAGGAGCGCATGAGAATCGGGAAGCGGAGGCAGAAGGGGAAGCAAATTCAGGCAAGGCAGCGGAACCATCTCCAAAACCGGCTGAACCGCCTAAGCAAGATTACATCCATGTGCGAGCGAGAAGAGGTCAAGCTACAGACAGTCATAGTCTAGCCGAAAGG GCTAGGCGAGAGAAGATAAGTGAGAGGATGAAAATTCTCCAGGACCTGGTCCCTGGTTGTAACAAG GTTATCGGAAAAGCTCTGGTTCTTGATGAGATTATCAATTATATCCAATCCTTACAGCGCCAAGTTGAG TTTCTTTCAATGAAGCTTGAAGCAGTTAATTCAAGATTAAGCCCTGGAATTGAAGGTTTTCCCTCCAAAGAT GCGGTGAGGGAATATGCTAGAGGTACATCACCTGATTGGTTGCACATGCAGATTGGTGGTGGTTTTGAAAGATCatcatga